The following are encoded together in the Humulus lupulus chromosome 5, drHumLupu1.1, whole genome shotgun sequence genome:
- the LOC133778547 gene encoding ABC transporter C family member 10-like, with translation MDITNEFCSISECSNGSNSHCSYGFLAIINPNSCINHVLVISIDILLLFIFLCTFVHRVASNKTVSFMASQKLLPISVFSAAFNGLLAVAYLGVGIWTLIEKWNTDGFISPLHRWLVAIIQGFTWFLLSSTISLRMLHLSHTATARFLSISTFLTGAFLCISSLSEAIADKVSSATMVLNILCAPGSILLILSSYQRRNYSKTNRVIDAGTCEPLLQSEEVDAASEVNSINNVTPFAGSGFFSTLSFWWLNPLMKKGKEKLLQNEEIPQLRQEDRAQTLFSIFTENLSIMKSRGSSDPPPILSTIFFCQRKALLVSGIFALIKVLSLTSSPLFLAAFIKIVEGRYSFKYEGYALTAGLFLVKILESLSERHWYFRTQLIGLQVRSLLSAAIYQKQLKLSNAAKMSHSPGEIVNYVTVDAYRIGEFPLWFHQIWSTSLQLFLSLILIYYCVGLAAASALTVLILTVLGSSPLVKLQHEYQTKFMVAQNIRLKKLSEALTNMKILKLYSWETHFKSVIERLRNEELKWISEILTQKGYYIVLFWSSPLLVGVVSFWTCYLLGFQLYASNVFTFLATLRILQEPIRQIPDIFGAFVEAKVSFSRIVKFLEAPELESRQKRQKFSNKELDQSIFIRSSEISWDSASSKATLRNIDLVVKSGEKLAICGEVGSGKSTLLAAILGEVPHVSGIVRVCGKLAYVSQSAWIQSGTIKENILFGSPMDHDRYQETLEKCSLVKDLEMLPFGDLTQIGERGVNLSGGQKQRIQLARALYQDADIYLLDDPFSAVDAHTATSLFNEYVMGALSRKTVLLVTHQVDFLPAFNSILLMSGGKTLKAAPYEELLVSSEEFQHLVNAHSSTTKSFARPVEELFPRKNKPSKGEIEKIDYEEKRNAFVGDQLIKQEEREIGDTGFKPYIQYLKQGKGFLFFSLVNFFFLMFVVGQLTQFYLFAAKLSDNSTSKAEIYAIYSVIMSIMSLSLLFRSYSMAALGYGASKSIFSMLLTSFFRAPMSFYDSTPVGRILSRVSSDMNIIDLEVTLKFMVACAGTLNTFTIFGLLAFLTWPVLFAIVPIIYITILLQKYYLASSKELMRISGTTKSILASSLAESISGAMTIRAFEEEGRLFSKYLDHIDANASSNFHNFSASQWLIQRLETLCAIVLLSFALTITLLPFKASDSGLIGMALSYGLSLNVFLVVSVQYQCLLANAIVSVERVEQYMHIPSEAEEVIHENRPAQNWPTLGKVEICNLKVRYRQNSPMVLHGISCIIEGRDKIGIVGRTGSGKTTLISVLFRLVEPTEGKILVDDLDICSIGLYDLRSRFGIIPQDPTLFNGSVRFNLDPLSQHTDQEIWEVLEKCQLREAIQEKEEGLDSVVLEEGTNWSMGQRQLFCLGRALLKRSRILVLDEATASMDNTTDAILQTTIRREFVDCTVITVAHRIPTVMDCTKVLAISDGMLVEFDEPTKLINNEGSLFGQLVKEYSSRATNTGTYFEG, from the exons ATGGACATCACAAATGAGTTCTGCAGTATTTCTGAGTGTTCAAATGGATCAAACTCTCATTGCAGTTATGGATTTTTGGCCATAATCAATCCCAATTCATGTATCAACCATGTTTTGGTCATATCAATTGATATTCTGCTCCTTTTCATCTTTTTATGTACCTTTGTTCATAGAGTGGCATCCAACAAGACTGTATCATTCATGGCATCTCAGAAGTTACTTCCAATTTCAGTCTTCTCAGCAGCTTTCAATGGTCTTTTGGCTGTGGCCTATTTGGGAGTTGGGATATGGACATTAATTGAGAAATGGAATACAGATGGATTCATTTCACCTCTGCATAGATGGCTAGTGGCAATAATCCAAGGCTTTACATGGTTTCTGCTAAGTTCAACCATAAGCTTAAGGATGCTGCATCTTTCACATACTGCAACAGCAAGATTTTTGTCGATTTCTACCTTCTTGACAGGAGCATTTCTGTGCATTTCATCTCTGTCTGAAGCTATAGCCGACAAAGTGTCATCTGCAACGatggttttaaatattttatgtgCTCCTGGATCAATTCTGTTGATCCTGAGTTCATATCAAAGACGCAATTACTCAAAAACGAATAGAGTAATTGATGCTGGTACTTGTGAACCACTGTTGCAAAGTGAGGAAGTTGATGCTGCGAGTGAAGTCAATTCAATCAATAATGTAACTCCATTTGCTGGAAGTGGATTTTTTAGTACATTGTCCTTTTGGTGGTTGAATCCGTTAATGAAGAAAGGTAAGGAAAAACTTCTTCAAAATGAAGAAATTCCACAACTGCGGCAAGAAGATCGAGCACAGACATTGTTTTCAATATTCACTGAGAATTTGAGCATAATGAAATCAAGGGGATCATCTGATCCTCCTCCAATTTTATCAACAATCTTCTTCTGTCAGAGGAAAGCTCTTCTGGTTTCTGGGATTTTCGCTTTGATTAAGGTACTCTCCCTGACTAGTAGTCCACTGTTTCTTGCAGCATTCATCAAGATTGTTGAAGGTAGGTATTCATTCAAATATGAAGGTTATGCATTGACTGCTGGACTGTTCCTCGTAAAGATTTTAGAGTCACTATCAGAGAGACATTGGTACTTTCGAACACAACTCATTGGACTGCAGGTAAGATCTTTGCTATCTGCAGCTATATATCAAAAGCAGCTAAAACTCTCAAATGCTGCTAAGATGAGTCATTCTCCAGGTGAGATAGTGAACTATGTTACCGTTGATGCTTATAGGATAGGTGAATTTCCACTTTGGTTTCACCAGATATGGTCGACGAGCTTGCAATTATTTCTTTCATTGATTCTCATTTACTATTGCGTGGGGCTAGCAGCAGCTTCAGCTTTAACTGTACTTATATTGACTGTGCTTGGAAGTTCTCCACTGGTCAAGTTGCAGCATGAGTATCAAACAAAGTTTATGGTGGCTCAGAACATACGGCTGAAGAAATTATCAGAAGCACTTACAAACATGAAGATCTTGAAGTTGTATTCCTGGGAAACACATTTTAAGAGTGTCATAGAAAGATTAAGAAATGAAGAACTCAAGTGGATATCTGAAATATTGACACAAAAGGGGTACTATATTGTTTTGTTCTGGTCATCTCCTTTACTTGTAGGAGTTGTTTCTTTTTGGACATGCTATCTCCTTGGATTTCAGCTCTATGCTAGCAATGTTTTTACATTTCTAGCAACTTTGCGGATACTTCAGGAGCCAATTAGGCAAATACCTGATATATTTGGAGCCTTTGTTGAAGCAAAGGTTTCATTTTCTCGGATTGTGAAGTTCCTTGAAGCACCTGAGTTGGAAAGCAGACAAAAAAGGCAGAAGTTTAGCAACAAAGAGCTTGATCAATCCATCTTTATTAGATCCTCTGAAATTTCTTGGGATAGTGCTTCTTCAAAGGCTACCTTAAGGAACATTGACTTGGTAGTCAAATCAGGAGAAAAGTTAGCAATTTGTGGAGAGGTCGGCTCTGGTAAATCAACCCTGTTAGCTGCAATTTTGGGAGAAGTTCCCCATGTCAGTGGCATT GTTCGTGTTTGTGGGAAGTTAGCATATGTTTCTCAGTCTGCATGGATCCAGTCGGGGACTATAAAAGAGAACATTTTATTTGGCTCCCCCATGGATCATGATAGGTACCAAGAAACACTTGAAAAGTGTTCCTTAGTTAAGGACCTTGAAATGCTTCCATTTGGAGATCTTACTCAGATTGGAGAGAGAGGTGTCAATTTAAGTGGTGGACAGAAGCAACGCATTCAACTGGCACGAGCACTCTATCAGGATGCTGATATTTACCTCTTGGATGATCCCTTTAGTGCAGTTGATGCTCACACTGCTACCAGCCTATTCAAT GAATATGTCATGGGAGCTTTGTCTAGAAAGACTGTCTTGCTTGTGACACACCAAGTCGATTTCCTTCCAGCTTTCAACTCTATTTTG TTGATGTCTGGGGGGAAGACTTTAAAAGCAGCTCCATACGAAGAGTTGTTGGTGTCTTCTGAAGAGTTTCAACACCTAGTCAATGCACACAGTAGTACTACTAAATCCTTTGCAAGGCCTGTTGAGGAGCTCTTTCCCAGAAAAAACAAACCATCCAAGGGTGAGATAGAGAAGATTGATTATGAGGAAAAGAGAAATGCATTCGTAGGTGATCAACTGATTAAGCAAGAAGAGAGGGAAATAGGAGACACTGGTTTTAAGCCTTACATTCAGTACTTAAAGCAAGGGAAAGGATTTTTGTTCTTTTCCTTGGTAAATTTCTTCTTCTTGATGTTCGTAGTTGGGCAACTGACTCAGTTTTATTTGTTTGCTGCAAAACTTTCGGACAATAGTACATCCAAGGCAGAAATATATGCGATTTACTCTGTGATAATGAGTATCATGTCACTCTCTTTACTGTTTAGATCTTATTCTATGGCTGCATTGGGTTATGGTGCATCAAAGTCTATCTTCTCTATGTTGTTGACCTCTTTCTTTCGAGCTCCTATGTCCTTCTATGACTCTACACCAGTAGGAAGGATACTTAGCCGG GTATCCTCTGATATGAATATCATCGACCTTGAAGTGACCTTGAAGTTCATGGTTGCCTGTGCAGGAACTTTGAACACATTCACCATATTCGGACTTTTAGCTTTTCTTACTTGGCCAGTCTTGTTTGCGATTGTGCCAATTATTTACATAACTATACTGTTGCAG AAATATTACTTGGCTTCATCAAAAGAATTGATGCGGATAAGTGGCACAACCAAGTCTATACTTGCGAGCAGCCTTGCTGAATCCATTTCTGGAGCCATGACTATCAGAGCTTTTGAGGAGGAGGGTAGATTGTTCTCAAAGTACTTGGACCATATTGATGCTAATGCTAGCtcaaatttccataacttttcagCAAGCCAGTGGTTGATCCAACGTCTTGAAACATTATGTGCAATTGTTCTCTTGTCTTTTGCTTTGACCATAACTTTGCTTCCTTTCAAAGCTTCTGACTCTG GTCTTATTGGAATGGCATTGTCATATGGACTATCATTGAACGTGTTCTTAGTGGTATCTGTCCAATACCAGTGTTTGCTAGCAAATGCTATCGTTTCTGTGGAGCGAGTAGAACAATACATGCATATTCCAAGTGAAGCTGAAGAAGTTATCCATGAGAACAGACCAGCACAAAATTGGCCTACTCTTGGCAAAGTTGAAATATGCAATTTGAAG GTAAGATATCGGCAAAACTCTCCAATGGTTCTTCATGGAATAAGTTGCATCATTGAAGGAAGAGACAAGATAGGGATTGTCGGCCGCACTGGAAGTGGAAAGACAACTCTCATTAGTGTGTTATTTCGTCTAGTAGAGCCAACTGAAGGAAAGATACTAGTTGATGACCTTGACATTTGCTCAATTGGGCTTTATGATTTAAGGTCACGCTTTGGGATAATTCCACAAGATCCAACTCTCTTCAATGGGTCTGTGAGGTTCAATCTTGATCCTTTATCACAACATACTGATCAAGAAATATGGGAG GTTCTTGAGAAATGTCAGTTGAGAGAGGCCAttcaagagaaagaagaaggccTGGATTCCGTAG TGTTGGAGGAAGGAACAAACTGGAGCATGGGACAGAGACAACTATTCTGTCTAGGACGAGCACTGTTGAAGAGAAGTCGAATACTAGTGCTGGATGAAGCCACAGCATCAATGGACAACACAACAGATGCCATTCTACAGACGACCATAAGAAGAGAATTTGTGGACTGCACTGTCATAACTGTGGCTCACAGAATCCCAACTGTCATGGACTGCACTAAGGTGCTTGCCATTAGTGATG GGATGTTGGTGGAGTTTGATGAGCCAACTAAGCTGATAAACAATGAGGGGTCACTTTTCGGTCAGCTGGTGAAGGAGTACTCGTCTCGAGCTACAAACACTGGCACTTATTTTGAGGGTTGA